Proteins from one Microcaecilia unicolor chromosome 2, aMicUni1.1, whole genome shotgun sequence genomic window:
- the LOC115461471 gene encoding toll-like receptor 1 isoform X1 yields the protein MTSSPKLCALLQGFALIKYLALWKQPMMMKIQEPSMSTSFVFILLYTSMLVLCNIRQLQAINDFIVKYSNTFLDSVPKILPPKTTILDLSENNIALLHTSDFTYLTNLKLLNLSYNHIREFDAIVFRFNAELEHLDLSHNNLRNITCGSLQVIKGLRHLDLSSNKFENILHCKEFSYFLHLQYLGLSATRIQRSSLKEIAQLGTLHVIFLGLQNLSSYEPGSLQVLNTNKLHIVLPVYLEDPFILYDAMNTSRTLELSQVTCEKACDNVIEPLSTISKTSKVSTLIISNITVSWEYLNQMIKAVLYSSVEYFNIYQLTQVGQYSYFIPFNSSNTSLKALSMQHSISKVFYHTGSPHPLQTFSDLMIENLTFVDTGMIHFMCPSKPSMFHILKLTRNKLTDKLFQNCNTLPHLETLILRSNRLEMLSLVSSMTSSMKSLQYLDVSNNKLQYENGEDCHWSETLLKLNLSANQLTSAAFGCLPINVKILDLHNNQISNIHKGIMALKSLEELNLASNWLADLPDCSHFNSLAVLNIGMNFLHSLSFHSLQSCQNVRAINAGNNPFQCDCELRDFINWRTQTAGDILGWPESYKCQYPEHLKGTLLKDVHLSEVSCNTAALLGIVLGTMAALILCILFLCLYFDLPWYVKMTWNWTQTKHRNRNTNPKDLPQNLTYHAFISYSQHDASWVKDYLIPNLEKGDGSIQICQHERNFVPGRSIIENIINCIEKSYKSIFVLSPNFIQSEWCHYELYFAHHRLFTENSDSLILILLEPIPQYLIPSKYYKLKALMAKRTYLEWPKEKSKHGLFWANLRQSINVQLPEHKQENKKVFNTNQEKVYEPDTVSLN from the coding sequence GGTTTTGCATTGATCAAATACTTGGCATTGTGGAAACAACCAATGATGATGAAGATCCAAGAGCCCAGCATGTCCACCTCATTTGTCTTTATTCTTCTATATACATCCATGCTTGTATTATGTAATATCAGACAGCTACAGGCAATCAATGACTTTATTGTTAAATATtcaaatacatttcttgatagtGTTCCAAAAATTctgccaccaaaaacaacaaTCTTGGATTTATCAGAAAACAATATCGCTCTGCTTCATACCTCCGATTTTACTTATTTGACTAACCTGAAGCTTTTAAATTTGTCCTACAATCACATCAGAGAATTTGATGCTATTGTTTTCAGATTCAATGCAGAATTAGAGCACTTAGATTTATCCCACAACAACCTCAGGAACATTACCTGCGGCTCTCTGCAGGTAATTAAAGGTCTTCGACATTTAGACCTTTCCTCTAATAAATttgagaatatattgcactgtaaAGAATTCAGCTACTTTCTCCATCTGCAATATCTGGGACTCAGTGCTACAAGGATACAAAGGTCTTCTCTGAAAGAAATTGCACAATTGGGAACATTACACGTCATCTTCTTGGGTTTACAAAATCTCTCCTCTTATGAACCAGGCAGTCTACAAGTCTTAAATACAAACAAACTCCACATTGTACTCCCAGTCTATCTCGAAGACCCTTTCATTTTGTATGATGCTATGAACACTTCAAGAACATTAGAACTTTCCCAAGTCACATGTGAGAAGGCTTGTGATAATGTAATTGAACCTTTATCAACAATCAGCAAAACTTCAAAGGTATCAACTCTGATCATTAGTAACATTACAGTATCATGGGAGTACCTCAATCAAATGATTAAAGCTGTGTTGTATTCATCAGttgaatattttaatatttaCCAATTGACACAAGTAGGTCAGTATTCATATTTTATACCATTCAACTCTTCTAACACCTCTTTAAAAGCACTTTCAATGCAACATTCAATTTCTAAGGTATTTTATCACACAGGCAGCCCTCACCCTTTACAGACATTCTCAGATCTGATGATTGAGAACCTTACATTTGTGGATACTGGTATGATACATTTTATGTGCCCTTCTAAACCCAGTATGTTCCACATCTTGAAACTTACAAGAAATAAATTGACAGATAAGCTTTTTCAAAACTGCAACACTTTACCTCATTTGGAAACACTTATCTTAAGAAGTAATAGACTTGAAATGCTGTCTTTGGTGAGTAGTATGACTAGCAGTATGAAATCTCTGCAGTATCTGGATGTCAGTAATAATAAATTGCAGTATGAGAATGGGGAAGACTGCCACTGGTCAGAAACACTGCTCAAACTGAACCTGTCAGCAAACCAGCTGACCAGCGCTGCCTTTGGTTGCTTACCAATCAATGTAAAAATACTGGATCTCCACAATAACCAAATCTCTAATATTCACAAAGGCATTATGGCACTGAAATCTTTGGAAGAACTAAACCTTGCATCCAACTGGCTAGCTGATCTTCCGGACTGTAGTCATTTTAATAGCCTCGCAGTCCTAAATATAGGAATGAATTTTCTGCACTCTCTCTCTTTTCATTCTCTCCAAAGCTGTCAGAATGTCAGAGCAATCAATGCTGGAAACAATCCATTTCAGTGTGATTGTGAATTAAGAGATTTTATTAACTGGAGGACGCAAACAGCTGGAGATATACTAGGATGGCCAGAATCTTATAAATGTCAATATCCAGAACATCTTAAAGGAACCCTGCTAAAGGATGTCCATCTCTCTGAAGTATCCTGTAATACAGCAGCCTTGCTTGGTATAGTTCTGGGCACCATGGCAGCCCTCATACTTTGCATATTGTTTCTGTGTCTTTATTTTGATTTGCCTTGGTATGTTAAGATGACATGGAATTGGACACAGACAAAGCACAGAAATAGGAACACAAATCCAAAAGATCTTCCCCAGAATTTGACCTATCATGCTTTTATCTCCTATAGCCAGCATGATGCATCTTGGGTAAAAGATTACCTGATACCCAACTTAGAAAAAGGAGATGGGTCTATACAGATCTGTCAGCATGAGAGGAACTTTGTTCCAGGAAgaagcatcattgaaaatatcatTAACTGCATTGAGAAAAGCTACAAATCCATCTTTGTTTTGTCTCCCAATTTCATCCAGAGTGAGTGGTGCCATTATGAACTTTATTTTGCCCATCACAGACTATTCACTGAAAACTCTGATAGCTTGATCCTCATTTTACTAGAACCCATCCCACAGTACCTCATTCCTTCTAAATATTATAAGCTGAAAGCTCTTATGGCAAAAAGAACGTACTTAGAGTGGCCAAAGGAGAAAAGTAAACATGGACTCTTCTGGGCCAACCTCAGACAATCTATTAATGTACAACTTCCTGAAcataaacaagaaaataaaaaggtcttTAACACCAACCAAGAAAAGGTCTATGAGCCTGACACTGTTAGCTTGAACTAA
- the LOC115461471 gene encoding toll-like receptor 1 isoform X2, with the protein MMMKIQEPSMSTSFVFILLYTSMLVLCNIRQLQAINDFIVKYSNTFLDSVPKILPPKTTILDLSENNIALLHTSDFTYLTNLKLLNLSYNHIREFDAIVFRFNAELEHLDLSHNNLRNITCGSLQVIKGLRHLDLSSNKFENILHCKEFSYFLHLQYLGLSATRIQRSSLKEIAQLGTLHVIFLGLQNLSSYEPGSLQVLNTNKLHIVLPVYLEDPFILYDAMNTSRTLELSQVTCEKACDNVIEPLSTISKTSKVSTLIISNITVSWEYLNQMIKAVLYSSVEYFNIYQLTQVGQYSYFIPFNSSNTSLKALSMQHSISKVFYHTGSPHPLQTFSDLMIENLTFVDTGMIHFMCPSKPSMFHILKLTRNKLTDKLFQNCNTLPHLETLILRSNRLEMLSLVSSMTSSMKSLQYLDVSNNKLQYENGEDCHWSETLLKLNLSANQLTSAAFGCLPINVKILDLHNNQISNIHKGIMALKSLEELNLASNWLADLPDCSHFNSLAVLNIGMNFLHSLSFHSLQSCQNVRAINAGNNPFQCDCELRDFINWRTQTAGDILGWPESYKCQYPEHLKGTLLKDVHLSEVSCNTAALLGIVLGTMAALILCILFLCLYFDLPWYVKMTWNWTQTKHRNRNTNPKDLPQNLTYHAFISYSQHDASWVKDYLIPNLEKGDGSIQICQHERNFVPGRSIIENIINCIEKSYKSIFVLSPNFIQSEWCHYELYFAHHRLFTENSDSLILILLEPIPQYLIPSKYYKLKALMAKRTYLEWPKEKSKHGLFWANLRQSINVQLPEHKQENKKVFNTNQEKVYEPDTVSLN; encoded by the coding sequence ATGATGATGAAGATCCAAGAGCCCAGCATGTCCACCTCATTTGTCTTTATTCTTCTATATACATCCATGCTTGTATTATGTAATATCAGACAGCTACAGGCAATCAATGACTTTATTGTTAAATATtcaaatacatttcttgatagtGTTCCAAAAATTctgccaccaaaaacaacaaTCTTGGATTTATCAGAAAACAATATCGCTCTGCTTCATACCTCCGATTTTACTTATTTGACTAACCTGAAGCTTTTAAATTTGTCCTACAATCACATCAGAGAATTTGATGCTATTGTTTTCAGATTCAATGCAGAATTAGAGCACTTAGATTTATCCCACAACAACCTCAGGAACATTACCTGCGGCTCTCTGCAGGTAATTAAAGGTCTTCGACATTTAGACCTTTCCTCTAATAAATttgagaatatattgcactgtaaAGAATTCAGCTACTTTCTCCATCTGCAATATCTGGGACTCAGTGCTACAAGGATACAAAGGTCTTCTCTGAAAGAAATTGCACAATTGGGAACATTACACGTCATCTTCTTGGGTTTACAAAATCTCTCCTCTTATGAACCAGGCAGTCTACAAGTCTTAAATACAAACAAACTCCACATTGTACTCCCAGTCTATCTCGAAGACCCTTTCATTTTGTATGATGCTATGAACACTTCAAGAACATTAGAACTTTCCCAAGTCACATGTGAGAAGGCTTGTGATAATGTAATTGAACCTTTATCAACAATCAGCAAAACTTCAAAGGTATCAACTCTGATCATTAGTAACATTACAGTATCATGGGAGTACCTCAATCAAATGATTAAAGCTGTGTTGTATTCATCAGttgaatattttaatatttaCCAATTGACACAAGTAGGTCAGTATTCATATTTTATACCATTCAACTCTTCTAACACCTCTTTAAAAGCACTTTCAATGCAACATTCAATTTCTAAGGTATTTTATCACACAGGCAGCCCTCACCCTTTACAGACATTCTCAGATCTGATGATTGAGAACCTTACATTTGTGGATACTGGTATGATACATTTTATGTGCCCTTCTAAACCCAGTATGTTCCACATCTTGAAACTTACAAGAAATAAATTGACAGATAAGCTTTTTCAAAACTGCAACACTTTACCTCATTTGGAAACACTTATCTTAAGAAGTAATAGACTTGAAATGCTGTCTTTGGTGAGTAGTATGACTAGCAGTATGAAATCTCTGCAGTATCTGGATGTCAGTAATAATAAATTGCAGTATGAGAATGGGGAAGACTGCCACTGGTCAGAAACACTGCTCAAACTGAACCTGTCAGCAAACCAGCTGACCAGCGCTGCCTTTGGTTGCTTACCAATCAATGTAAAAATACTGGATCTCCACAATAACCAAATCTCTAATATTCACAAAGGCATTATGGCACTGAAATCTTTGGAAGAACTAAACCTTGCATCCAACTGGCTAGCTGATCTTCCGGACTGTAGTCATTTTAATAGCCTCGCAGTCCTAAATATAGGAATGAATTTTCTGCACTCTCTCTCTTTTCATTCTCTCCAAAGCTGTCAGAATGTCAGAGCAATCAATGCTGGAAACAATCCATTTCAGTGTGATTGTGAATTAAGAGATTTTATTAACTGGAGGACGCAAACAGCTGGAGATATACTAGGATGGCCAGAATCTTATAAATGTCAATATCCAGAACATCTTAAAGGAACCCTGCTAAAGGATGTCCATCTCTCTGAAGTATCCTGTAATACAGCAGCCTTGCTTGGTATAGTTCTGGGCACCATGGCAGCCCTCATACTTTGCATATTGTTTCTGTGTCTTTATTTTGATTTGCCTTGGTATGTTAAGATGACATGGAATTGGACACAGACAAAGCACAGAAATAGGAACACAAATCCAAAAGATCTTCCCCAGAATTTGACCTATCATGCTTTTATCTCCTATAGCCAGCATGATGCATCTTGGGTAAAAGATTACCTGATACCCAACTTAGAAAAAGGAGATGGGTCTATACAGATCTGTCAGCATGAGAGGAACTTTGTTCCAGGAAgaagcatcattgaaaatatcatTAACTGCATTGAGAAAAGCTACAAATCCATCTTTGTTTTGTCTCCCAATTTCATCCAGAGTGAGTGGTGCCATTATGAACTTTATTTTGCCCATCACAGACTATTCACTGAAAACTCTGATAGCTTGATCCTCATTTTACTAGAACCCATCCCACAGTACCTCATTCCTTCTAAATATTATAAGCTGAAAGCTCTTATGGCAAAAAGAACGTACTTAGAGTGGCCAAAGGAGAAAAGTAAACATGGACTCTTCTGGGCCAACCTCAGACAATCTATTAATGTACAACTTCCTGAAcataaacaagaaaataaaaaggtcttTAACACCAACCAAGAAAAGGTCTATGAGCCTGACACTGTTAGCTTGAACTAA